Proteins from a single region of Allocatelliglobosispora scoriae:
- a CDS encoding 3-oxoacyl-[acyl-carrier-protein] synthase III C-terminal domain-containing protein, with the protein MAETRDIYITGCGAFLPGEPVDNEQIARRLGAQHDAPGSRARVLSANGIRTRHYAIDDDGTTTMLNEELAAEAVERAAKDRGVTIDEVGMLATGTTQGDLLVPGFASMVHGRLGGGPMELLSSSGVCASGMAAFKAAAASVRLGEHDMAVAVGSELVSRTLTARRFATGSRSTFDAEFLRWTLSDGAGAVVLEAEPRPDRTSLRVDWVHTVSYAHEHPVCMRAGLDGPVAEVGRTWFDQPSVAQAEADGMLRLRQDVRALPGLFQVGLREFVALVRAGKFDPAQIDHVLCHYSAEHFKADIFRLLREADLMIDEEKWFSNLQTRGNTGAASIFVMLEECWQTDRFQPGEQILLIVPESGRFTFAFALLTCVGPSPSGAPLAVAAPVETPSPLGEPAADDNGVVRWTVLELAHVWSDLERRLAKVPLIRRIETGTATLGDYQALLLHLRQQVVEGGRWISRAASNFSVDLFELRSAAIRHAAEEHRDYQLLEEDFCAVGGTLAEIRGARKNIGSEALSAFMFHQASQPDPVDLLGAMFVIEGLGTAKALGWARRLQEQLDLGDDQVRFLRYHGANDDDHFEQLRALLRSGLIDRPRAERIVRTAAVVARLYTMQLAEVDDAA; encoded by the coding sequence ATGGCTGAAACGCGCGACATCTACATCACCGGCTGCGGCGCCTTCCTGCCCGGGGAGCCGGTCGACAACGAGCAGATCGCCCGCCGGCTCGGCGCGCAGCACGACGCGCCGGGTTCGCGGGCCCGGGTCCTGTCCGCCAACGGCATCCGGACCCGGCATTACGCCATCGACGACGACGGCACCACGACGATGCTCAACGAGGAGCTCGCCGCCGAGGCGGTCGAGCGGGCCGCCAAGGACCGGGGCGTGACGATCGACGAGGTCGGCATGCTCGCCACCGGCACGACTCAGGGCGACCTGCTGGTCCCGGGGTTCGCCTCGATGGTCCACGGCCGCCTCGGCGGCGGTCCGATGGAGCTGCTCTCCTCCTCGGGCGTCTGCGCCTCCGGCATGGCCGCGTTCAAGGCGGCAGCCGCATCGGTACGCCTCGGCGAGCACGACATGGCCGTCGCGGTCGGATCGGAACTCGTCAGCAGGACCCTCACCGCTCGCCGTTTCGCCACGGGGAGTCGGAGCACGTTCGACGCGGAGTTCCTGCGCTGGACGCTCTCCGACGGCGCGGGCGCGGTGGTGCTGGAGGCCGAGCCGAGGCCGGACCGGACCAGCCTGCGGGTCGACTGGGTGCACACCGTCTCCTACGCCCACGAGCACCCCGTCTGCATGCGGGCGGGGCTCGACGGCCCGGTGGCGGAGGTCGGCCGGACCTGGTTCGACCAGCCCAGCGTGGCGCAGGCGGAGGCCGACGGCATGCTCCGCCTGCGCCAGGACGTCCGGGCGCTGCCCGGGCTCTTCCAGGTCGGGCTGCGCGAGTTCGTCGCCCTGGTTCGGGCCGGCAAGTTCGACCCGGCGCAGATCGACCATGTGCTGTGCCACTACAGCGCCGAGCACTTCAAGGCCGACATCTTCCGGCTGCTCCGCGAGGCCGACCTGATGATCGACGAGGAGAAGTGGTTCAGCAACCTGCAGACCCGGGGCAACACCGGCGCGGCGAGCATCTTCGTCATGCTGGAGGAGTGCTGGCAGACCGACCGTTTCCAGCCCGGTGAGCAGATCCTGCTGATCGTGCCCGAGTCGGGCCGGTTCACCTTCGCGTTCGCGCTGCTGACCTGCGTCGGACCGTCGCCTTCTGGCGCACCGCTCGCTGTCGCGGCGCCGGTCGAGACGCCCTCCCCGCTCGGCGAACCCGCCGCCGACGACAACGGCGTGGTCCGCTGGACCGTGCTGGAGCTGGCTCACGTCTGGAGCGACCTGGAGCGGCGCCTGGCGAAGGTACCGCTGATCCGCCGGATCGAGACCGGCACCGCGACCCTCGGCGACTACCAGGCGCTGCTGCTGCACCTGCGGCAGCAGGTCGTCGAGGGCGGCCGGTGGATCTCCCGGGCGGCCTCGAACTTCTCCGTCGACCTCTTCGAACTGCGCAGCGCCGCGATCCGGCACGCCGCCGAGGAGCACCGCGACTACCAGCTGCTGGAGGAGGACTTCTGCGCCGTCGGCGGCACCCTCGCCGAGATCCGGGGCGCGCGCAAGAACATCGGCTCCGAGGCGCTGTCGGCCTTCATGTTCCACCAGGCGAGCCAGCCCGACCCGGTCGACCTGCTCGGCGCGATGTTCGTCATCGAGGGCCTCGGCACCGCGAAGGCGCTCGGCTGGGCGCGGCGGCTGCAGGAGCAGCTCGATCTCGGCGACGACCAGGTGCGGTTCCTGCGCTACCACGGCGCCAACGACGACGACCACTTCGAGCAGCTCCGGGCGCTGCTGCGCTCCGGGCTGATCGACCGGCCGCGCGCCGAGCGGATCGTCCGCACGGCCGCCGTCGTGGCCCGGCTCTACACCATGCAGCTCGCGGAGGTCGACGATGCGGCCTGA
- a CDS encoding response regulator: MTGQERATRVMVVDDHPMWREGVARDLAEAGYDVVAAVGEGAQAVRVAGAARPDVVVLDLHLPDMSGVDVIRGLLGVCPRILVLSASGEQQDVLDAVKAGAAGYLVKSAAREEFLAAVRRTADGDAVFTPGLAGLVLGEFRRMADAPRGGAGAPTLTERETEVLRLVAKGLAYRQIAERLTLSHRTVQNHVQNTLGKLQLHNRVELVRYAIEQGLDAED; this comes from the coding sequence ATGACAGGTCAGGAGCGGGCGACCCGGGTGATGGTCGTCGACGACCACCCGATGTGGCGCGAGGGCGTGGCCCGGGACCTCGCCGAGGCGGGTTACGACGTGGTCGCGGCGGTGGGCGAGGGCGCCCAGGCGGTCCGGGTGGCCGGTGCGGCCCGTCCCGATGTCGTCGTGCTCGACCTGCACCTGCCCGACATGTCGGGGGTCGACGTGATCCGGGGGCTGCTCGGGGTCTGCCCGCGGATCCTGGTGCTCTCGGCCAGTGGCGAGCAGCAGGACGTGCTCGACGCGGTCAAGGCGGGCGCGGCGGGATACCTGGTCAAGTCGGCGGCGCGCGAGGAGTTCCTGGCGGCGGTCCGGCGTACCGCCGATGGTGATGCTGTTTTCACCCCCGGCCTGGCCGGGCTGGTGCTGGGTGAGTTCCGCCGGATGGCCGACGCACCGCGCGGCGGGGCGGGCGCGCCCACCCTGACCGAGCGGGAGACCGAGGTGCTGCGGCTGGTGGCGAAGGGCCTCGCCTACCGGCAGATCGCCGAGCGGCTCACGCTGTCGCACCGCACGGTGCAGAACCACGTGCAGAACACGCTCGGCAAGCTGCAGCTGCACAACCGCGTGGAGCTGGTGCGATACGCCATCGAGCAGGGCCTGGACGCCGAGGACTGA